In Paenibacillus sp. FSL R7-0345, a single window of DNA contains:
- a CDS encoding carbohydrate ABC transporter permease produces the protein MQTFKKGIVYLLFAIPVVTQLYPLLWLLLYSLKTNEEIMDGSFFSLPKSFQWHNYSEAYTSGNYLKYLGNSVFVTGITMVCVIVLSSMVAYAISRFRWKYGGVVMTIFLMGMMIPMQATLLPLMIIFKNIHVLNTHWSLILPYIAFSTPIAVFILSGFMRDIPHEIEESAFIDGASVYRIFTSIILPVSVPPVMTVCILTFINIWNEYILAATFISAEKLKTLPFGVYTFVSQYSVNYGNIGAFLVMGALPVILIYFFLSNRITKGMVAGAVKG, from the coding sequence ATGCAAACATTCAAAAAAGGAATCGTGTATCTGCTGTTCGCTATTCCTGTAGTAACCCAGCTGTATCCGCTGCTCTGGCTGCTGCTATATTCACTTAAGACAAATGAGGAGATTATGGACGGGAGCTTCTTTTCCTTGCCGAAATCGTTTCAATGGCATAATTACAGCGAGGCTTATACCTCGGGCAACTATCTGAAGTACCTGGGCAACAGCGTGTTTGTAACGGGGATAACGATGGTGTGTGTCATTGTGCTGTCGTCTATGGTAGCCTACGCCATCTCCAGGTTCCGCTGGAAGTACGGCGGTGTGGTGATGACTATTTTCCTGATGGGGATGATGATCCCGATGCAGGCCACGCTGCTGCCGCTGATGATTATTTTCAAAAATATCCATGTCCTTAACACGCACTGGTCGCTGATTCTGCCGTACATTGCTTTTTCCACACCAATTGCGGTCTTTATCCTGTCGGGCTTTATGCGCGATATTCCCCATGAGATTGAAGAATCGGCGTTTATCGACGGAGCGAGCGTGTACCGGATTTTTACCAGCATCATTCTTCCGGTGTCGGTTCCGCCTGTTATGACGGTGTGCATTCTGACCTTCATCAATATCTGGAATGAGTATATTCTGGCCGCCACGTTCATCTCTGCCGAGAAGCTGAAGACGCTGCCGTTTGGGGTATACACCTTTGTCAGCCAGTATTCGGTCAATTACGGGAATATCGGCGCTTTTCTCGTCATGGGGGCCTTGCCGGTGATCCTGATCTACTTCTTTCTGTCAAACCGGATTACAAAGGGCATGGTCGCTGGGGCGGTCAAGGGCTAA
- a CDS encoding sugar ABC transporter permease: protein MKVLKVPARTIAVFVLPCLLLYVCLVFIPILVSVYTGLLKWDGLSAATFIGLGNFKDMFFNDPVFWPSVKRTLLYAVASMVEIPLCLLMAVLLNRYLRRGNTLVSIYFTPVILSVVIIGQLWKTVYNPTSMGGMLNGVLVSLGLDSWTHNWLTEPQIAMYALYFVSLWQYFGYHLLIQYTGVQNIPDELYEAAKIDGADGFKADRYITLPLIVPIFKISIVLAFIGSLQAFDLVMVMTAGGPAHATDVISTHMYNSSFGSFKYGYGSAIATFLVAVCLVFTGFINMIFNRIDRKFN, encoded by the coding sequence ATGAAAGTACTTAAGGTGCCAGCGCGTACAATAGCCGTCTTCGTATTGCCGTGTCTGCTCTTATATGTGTGCCTTGTGTTCATACCCATACTGGTGTCTGTATATACTGGTCTGCTGAAATGGGACGGCTTGTCGGCGGCAACGTTTATCGGGCTTGGCAACTTCAAGGATATGTTCTTTAATGACCCTGTGTTCTGGCCTTCGGTAAAAAGAACCCTGCTGTACGCCGTCGCCTCCATGGTGGAAATTCCGCTGTGTCTGCTCATGGCGGTTCTGCTGAACCGTTATCTGCGCAGAGGCAATACGCTGGTGTCGATTTATTTTACACCGGTTATTCTGTCTGTCGTTATCATTGGACAGCTGTGGAAGACCGTCTACAATCCTACCTCCATGGGCGGTATGCTGAACGGGGTGCTGGTCTCCCTGGGACTGGACAGCTGGACGCATAACTGGCTGACGGAGCCGCAAATCGCGATGTACGCACTGTATTTCGTATCCCTTTGGCAATACTTCGGCTATCATCTGCTGATTCAATATACAGGTGTGCAAAATATTCCCGATGAGCTCTATGAAGCAGCCAAAATTGACGGGGCAGACGGCTTCAAGGCCGACCGTTACATCACCCTCCCGCTGATCGTCCCGATTTTCAAAATATCGATTGTGCTTGCTTTTATCGGCTCGCTGCAGGCCTTTGATCTGGTAATGGTCATGACTGCCGGAGGCCCGGCTCATGCTACTGACGTGATTTCAACGCATATGTACAACAGCTCATTCGGCTCCTTTAAATACGGATACGGCAGTGCGATCGCGACCTTCCTCGTTGCGGTGTGCCTGGTTTTCACCGGCTTTATCAATATGATTTTTAACCGGATCGACCGTAAATTTAATTAG
- a CDS encoding extracellular solute-binding protein, with product MVKRNMQKTLAIGFSAVMALSLAACGNSGNKADESAATNAPKSTNNANSGGNAAEPAPDSGKKVTLTFQNIYPDPATPSHKMINELTEQYMKEHPNVTIELDTLNTDQQKVKLKTQAASKEVPDITIVNPAAQMKPFVDAGLFAPLNDMLDQNGLKDTYQEGLLDYYSFDGNVYALPDGNNIEVVYYNKELFEQAGIANTPTTFEEMLQDVKILKEKGITPLAIGEKDSWTGSFLFMNILLRTNGGPGFLQDVLDGKKTFEDPAFIEAVDAFQQLVQAGAFPDGATSIDANAGGNIFKSGKAAMWVIGSWETGAIDASSVAGKVGAFQFPTVNGKGNPNEFMLAPGSAFAVSANSEHLAETKDFLNFFASNLPKKQFELKNAVGLGQKVDGDLKAAGYSDLAVNIAGLFNQVQGGDLAFDNTMNPATAQVHLSSIQNLFVQKVDSAAVAKEHQQAFEANKE from the coding sequence ATGGTCAAAAGAAACATGCAGAAAACACTGGCAATCGGATTCAGCGCAGTAATGGCACTTAGCCTGGCCGCATGCGGTAACTCTGGCAATAAGGCTGACGAATCCGCAGCCACCAACGCGCCCAAGAGCACAAATAATGCTAACAGCGGCGGAAATGCTGCAGAGCCTGCACCGGACAGCGGCAAAAAAGTAACGCTTACGTTCCAGAACATCTACCCGGACCCGGCAACGCCTTCACACAAGATGATTAACGAGCTGACTGAACAGTACATGAAGGAGCATCCGAACGTTACGATTGAGCTGGATACACTGAATACGGATCAGCAAAAGGTCAAATTAAAAACACAGGCCGCTTCCAAGGAAGTGCCTGATATTACGATTGTTAACCCGGCTGCGCAGATGAAGCCGTTCGTGGATGCCGGGCTGTTCGCCCCGCTGAACGATATGCTGGACCAGAACGGGCTGAAGGACACGTACCAGGAAGGTCTGTTGGACTATTACAGCTTCGACGGCAATGTGTACGCACTCCCGGACGGCAATAACATCGAGGTTGTGTACTACAATAAAGAGTTATTTGAACAGGCCGGCATTGCCAATACGCCCACTACGTTCGAGGAAATGCTGCAGGATGTCAAGATTTTGAAGGAGAAGGGTATCACACCGCTGGCGATCGGGGAAAAAGACTCCTGGACCGGTTCCTTCCTGTTCATGAATATCCTGCTGCGCACCAACGGCGGCCCGGGCTTCCTGCAGGATGTGCTTGACGGCAAGAAAACATTCGAGGACCCTGCGTTCATCGAAGCGGTTGACGCGTTCCAGCAGCTGGTGCAGGCCGGAGCCTTCCCGGATGGGGCAACCTCCATTGATGCAAATGCCGGCGGTAATATTTTTAAATCAGGCAAAGCCGCCATGTGGGTCATCGGCTCCTGGGAGACGGGCGCAATCGACGCTTCCTCTGTAGCCGGCAAGGTAGGCGCATTCCAGTTCCCGACGGTTAACGGCAAAGGCAATCCGAATGAATTCATGCTGGCCCCGGGCAGCGCCTTCGCAGTCTCCGCAAACAGCGAGCATCTTGCCGAAACCAAGGATTTCCTCAATTTCTTTGCTTCCAATCTGCCGAAAAAGCAGTTCGAGCTGAAAAATGCCGTAGGACTCGGCCAAAAGGTAGACGGTGACCTGAAGGCGGCAGGTTACTCCGATCTTGCTGTTAACATTGCCGGATTGTTTAACCAGGTGCAGGGCGGGGATCTCGCTTTTGATAATACGATGAATCCGGCCACCGCACAGGTCCACCTCAGCAGCATCCAGAATCTGTTCGTGCAGAAGGTGGATTCCGCGGCAGTGGCCAAGGAGCACCAGCAGGCTTTTGAAGCTAACAAGGAGTAA
- a CDS encoding endospore germination permease has product MAIMTVIDWISLLCVKAGAILLVRISSYQLFAITFLYQLGTTIIFGFAAGTGRDAWIVTVLSSIAGMIIISMYIALMKMNPGLTLVEWFPRQFGKWIGIPIAWLYPLSFLFDAGRGIGALRDLVPTTLLPKTPPVVIVVAFLLVLIYGLYLGIENVARLGEILTPLILILFGLEIVLLLNSHIIEFKLLLPVLWDGWAPVLNSVYPEGISQTYGESIALAMIWTLANRQKKVWKITIAATILASIFFLVSDLLAITVFGDAFLKRSIYPLYSLTGMVNIGGFITNLNPFVVVYFISTAFIKLYIKILAALLGFKVLLKLKSIRPLILPAAACTLIIGFTISTNVINHIYVIAVRIITPYVWVPLFLVIPAILLLVT; this is encoded by the coding sequence GTGGCGATAATGACTGTAATTGATTGGATTTCATTATTGTGCGTTAAGGCGGGAGCGATATTATTGGTCAGAATATCCAGTTATCAACTGTTTGCTATCACTTTCCTTTACCAATTGGGTACGACCATTATTTTTGGATTTGCTGCGGGTACGGGACGTGATGCCTGGATCGTTACGGTTCTATCTTCTATTGCAGGCATGATCATAATCTCAATGTACATCGCACTTATGAAAATGAATCCCGGGCTGACCCTGGTAGAGTGGTTTCCAAGACAATTCGGCAAGTGGATCGGCATTCCCATAGCCTGGCTGTATCCGCTTAGTTTTCTGTTTGACGCAGGCCGGGGCATTGGTGCCCTAAGAGATTTGGTTCCTACCACGCTGCTGCCCAAAACACCGCCGGTTGTCATTGTCGTTGCCTTTTTACTCGTGCTCATATATGGCCTCTATCTGGGAATAGAAAATGTGGCCCGGCTGGGTGAAATACTAACTCCCTTAATCCTTATTCTCTTCGGTCTCGAGATTGTATTGCTCTTAAACTCCCATATTATCGAGTTTAAGCTTTTGCTGCCTGTATTATGGGATGGATGGGCTCCCGTTCTGAACAGTGTCTATCCGGAAGGGATTAGCCAGACCTACGGGGAGTCGATTGCTTTAGCCATGATCTGGACGCTGGCCAATCGACAGAAAAAAGTATGGAAAATAACCATAGCCGCAACGATCCTGGCCTCCATCTTTTTTCTTGTTTCTGATTTGCTGGCTATTACGGTATTTGGAGATGCCTTTCTCAAAAGAAGCATATATCCGCTTTATTCGTTGACGGGCATGGTGAATATCGGAGGATTTATAACCAACTTAAATCCCTTTGTGGTGGTTTATTTTATCAGTACTGCCTTCATTAAGCTGTATATTAAAATCTTAGCCGCACTGCTGGGATTCAAGGTTCTACTGAAATTAAAAAGCATCCGTCCGCTTATTTTGCCGGCTGCTGCCTGCACCTTAATAATCGGGTTTACCATATCCACCAATGTGATCAATCACATCTACGTGATAGCTGTCCGGATTATTACACCTTATGTCTGGGTACCGTTGTTTCTTGTGATTCCGGCCATCCTGCTCCTGGTAACCTGA
- a CDS encoding Ger(x)C family spore germination protein yields MFNKKAGALMVSLCLVLITGCWDSKELNDQALQMGAGIDLDENGVIVLSNQFALNSKGPSSEGNQQQASYTEVTKGENVFQASVNMQTRVTRKINRGQRTSLVLGDKVARQGIKKFIDIYTRVSEAQLRNDLLVVKDGLAAELLRSTTPFGSLSQREYFKLHQAQDEIADTTFMNLLRSVNGHTKSGAIVPALEHIRAPFSKSQDEKKEMQFAYAGIGIFDNDLKLQGFLNNEEASDVLWLLKRGHTQSISAYIQEGYGLVTAHLSRLKCKMKPVFGENIEFRIALSGNADLMDNGTNLDLFQESNIKLIEQTMEKKAEKQFTQLIKKIQTEFKTDILEFGDTIFRKHPKQWRSLENRWEAEFPKVAVSVKVNIKVKRIGLTGAPVQMQEEEIKK; encoded by the coding sequence ATGTTTAACAAGAAAGCTGGAGCTTTAATGGTTAGTCTATGCCTGGTCCTCATTACCGGCTGCTGGGACAGCAAAGAGCTGAATGATCAGGCTCTGCAGATGGGGGCAGGGATCGACTTGGATGAAAATGGGGTAATTGTACTCAGTAACCAGTTTGCACTCAATTCCAAAGGCCCTTCCAGTGAAGGGAACCAGCAGCAAGCCTCCTACACTGAAGTAACGAAAGGAGAGAACGTGTTCCAAGCATCAGTCAATATGCAGACCAGAGTCACAAGAAAGATTAACCGGGGACAGCGCACCAGTCTTGTACTGGGTGATAAAGTAGCCAGACAGGGGATTAAAAAATTTATTGACATCTATACCCGGGTCTCAGAGGCTCAGCTCAGAAATGACTTGCTTGTTGTAAAGGATGGTTTAGCCGCAGAGTTGTTAAGAAGCACAACACCGTTTGGCAGTCTCTCGCAAAGAGAATATTTCAAATTGCACCAGGCTCAAGATGAAATAGCAGATACTACCTTTATGAACCTGCTTCGTTCTGTGAATGGCCATACCAAAAGCGGCGCAATTGTTCCTGCGCTGGAACACATCCGGGCGCCGTTCTCCAAGTCGCAAGACGAGAAGAAGGAGATGCAATTTGCCTATGCGGGGATAGGCATTTTCGATAACGATTTAAAGCTGCAGGGCTTCCTCAATAATGAAGAAGCTTCAGATGTATTATGGCTGCTCAAAAGAGGGCATACGCAGAGCATTTCTGCCTACATTCAGGAAGGCTACGGGCTCGTCACTGCGCATTTAAGCCGTTTAAAATGCAAAATGAAACCCGTCTTTGGAGAAAATATTGAATTTCGTATTGCTTTAAGCGGAAATGCCGATCTGATGGATAATGGAACCAATCTGGATCTGTTCCAGGAATCAAACATTAAACTGATTGAACAAACCATGGAAAAGAAAGCCGAAAAGCAATTTACTCAGCTGATCAAGAAGATCCAGACAGAATTTAAAACAGATATTCTTGAGTTTGGCGATACCATCTTCCGTAAACATCCGAAGCAATGGCGTTCATTGGAGAACCGCTGGGAAGCTGAATTCCCGAAAGTTGCCGTTTCGGTCAAAGTGAATATCAAAGTTAAACGGATTGGTTTAACCGGTGCGCCGGTGCAAATGCAGGAAGAGGAGATTAAAAAATAA
- a CDS encoding spore germination protein, with product MILKLPSDPEEAAASKQLSEDLQTNETALKELFRNCSDVVFRDVILAADHKLLLIYIDGLVDTIALDQFVLEPVIRDSLRDDRQPEQIREVIEKQLIAVAAVCKLTCLNEAVQDILKGHAVLLFNNECLGLSAELKGGNVRGVEEPSSEPVVKGPREGFTEALRTNTSMVRRKLKTHRLKMESLTVGELSQTNIVISYIAGTVKDTIVQEVRSRIGRIRIDAVLESGYIEEFIEDAPHSPFPTVQSTERPDIVAANLVEGKVAIFTDGTPFVLIVPFTFWAGLQSAEDYYNRSLYSSAVRVIRGVLLTTSVFLPSLYVAVVNFHSLMLPTSLVLNFSAAQENTPFPTVVEAFMMEMIFEGLREAGIRLPKQVGSAVSIVGALVIGQAAVQAGIVSAPVVIIVAGTGIASFTIPRYNLGYALRLLRFVMLILAGTLGLYGIALGTLTLLLHLVSLRSYGVPYFSPIAPLMPESLKDALWRAPRWKMTVLPKQTTPDRLERVPEGQEPKPTK from the coding sequence GTGATACTGAAGCTTCCGTCAGATCCCGAAGAGGCCGCCGCCAGCAAACAGCTAAGCGAAGACCTTCAGACCAACGAGACGGCATTAAAGGAACTATTCAGGAATTGTTCGGACGTAGTATTCCGCGACGTTATATTAGCAGCTGATCACAAGCTGCTCCTCATATATATAGATGGACTAGTCGATACGATAGCACTGGACCAGTTTGTTCTCGAGCCGGTCATTCGTGACAGTTTAAGAGATGACAGGCAGCCGGAGCAGATAAGGGAAGTGATTGAAAAACAGCTTATAGCCGTAGCCGCAGTCTGTAAGCTCACCTGCCTGAATGAGGCTGTCCAGGATATTTTAAAGGGCCATGCCGTGCTCCTCTTTAACAATGAATGCCTTGGACTCAGCGCAGAATTAAAGGGCGGTAATGTCCGCGGGGTGGAGGAGCCTTCTTCAGAGCCGGTGGTCAAGGGACCCAGAGAAGGATTTACTGAGGCACTGCGTACAAATACGAGTATGGTACGGCGAAAGCTGAAGACGCACCGCTTGAAGATGGAGAGCTTGACCGTAGGGGAGCTGTCACAGACCAATATTGTAATCTCCTACATCGCAGGGACCGTCAAGGACACGATTGTACAGGAGGTCCGCAGCAGAATTGGACGAATCAGGATTGACGCCGTTCTGGAGTCGGGTTACATAGAGGAGTTTATAGAGGATGCGCCGCACTCCCCGTTTCCAACCGTCCAAAGCACGGAGCGCCCGGACATCGTGGCGGCCAACTTGGTTGAGGGCAAGGTAGCTATTTTTACGGACGGCACTCCCTTTGTCCTGATTGTTCCCTTTACTTTCTGGGCAGGCTTGCAATCCGCAGAAGATTACTATAACCGGTCTCTATATTCCTCGGCAGTCCGTGTAATCCGCGGTGTGCTGTTGACAACATCGGTATTTCTGCCTTCGCTATATGTTGCCGTTGTTAACTTTCACTCCTTAATGCTTCCCACAAGTCTGGTGCTAAACTTCTCTGCAGCGCAGGAGAACACGCCTTTTCCGACGGTAGTGGAGGCATTTATGATGGAAATGATTTTTGAAGGCTTGCGCGAAGCAGGGATCAGGCTGCCCAAACAGGTTGGATCGGCGGTAAGCATTGTTGGCGCACTGGTTATTGGCCAGGCAGCTGTACAGGCAGGAATTGTGTCGGCACCCGTTGTCATTATTGTTGCAGGTACCGGGATTGCCTCATTTACCATTCCGCGCTACAACCTGGGCTATGCTTTGCGTCTGCTGCGTTTTGTCATGCTGATTCTGGCGGGAACGTTAGGGCTGTATGGAATTGCACTCGGGACACTTACCCTGCTCCTTCATCTGGTGAGCCTTCGCTCGTACGGTGTTCCGTACTTCAGTCCGATTGCCCCATTGATGCCTGAGAGTTTGAAGGATGCTTTGTGGAGGGCGCCGCGCTGGAAAATGACCGTCCTACCTAAGCAGACGACTCCGGATCGTCTCGAACGCGTACCCGAGGGACAGGAGCCAAAACCGACCAAATAA